In SAR324 cluster bacterium, the following are encoded in one genomic region:
- the cmoA gene encoding carboxy-S-adenosyl-L-methionine synthase CmoA, whose translation MRDELFKHPESSKKFEFNEAVANVFEDMLSRSIPFYQEVLRLTGELTLKFCHPGSVIYDLGCSTGTLIHYLADLIAPFRIPVTIKGIDSSQAMLDKARSQSNSSHEPLAIEWICGDIQTTPILKPTVIILNYTLQFVSPETRQAFVTKLHAELEPGGLLIMSEKLRSDQLVVRELETECYESLKRRHGYSEIEISRKRQALENVLVSFSLEDNLSLLRNAGFESSGIAFKWHNFATFWAVKDPM comes from the coding sequence ATGCGAGATGAATTATTCAAACATCCGGAATCATCCAAAAAATTTGAATTCAACGAAGCGGTCGCCAATGTTTTTGAGGACATGCTGTCGCGCTCAATTCCATTTTATCAGGAAGTGCTTCGACTCACCGGGGAATTAACCCTGAAATTCTGTCATCCCGGCAGCGTGATTTATGATCTGGGATGTTCCACTGGAACCCTGATTCATTATCTGGCGGATCTCATCGCCCCCTTCCGGATTCCGGTAACCATCAAGGGAATTGACTCCTCACAGGCGATGCTGGACAAGGCCAGAAGCCAAAGTAACTCAAGCCATGAACCGTTAGCCATCGAATGGATTTGTGGTGATATCCAGACAACACCAATACTCAAGCCGACCGTAATCATCCTGAATTACACCCTGCAGTTCGTTTCTCCAGAGACCCGTCAAGCTTTTGTTACAAAACTCCATGCTGAACTGGAACCGGGCGGCCTGTTGATCATGAGTGAAAAATTACGGTCTGATCAGCTTGTGGTCCGTGAACTGGAAACCGAATGTTATGAAAGTTTGAAACGACGTCATGGATATTCAGAAATAGAAATTTCCAGAAAACGACAGGCTCTGGAAAATGTTCTGGTTAGTTTCTCTCTGGAGGATAACCTGTCTCTGTTGCGGAACGCCGGTTTTGAATCTTCGGGTATCGCCTTCAAATGGCATAATTTCGCGACCTTCTGGGCTGTAAAAGATCCTATGTGA
- a CDS encoding ferritin-like domain-containing protein yields MFFQTVESVLWTGSPALKTRRFQQEYPLLKKLLETPDHNSPIKPLTEPSYQGFCKVVSPKKVMKRGNLESPEGRIAFLHALAHIEYSAIDLALDAVYRFRHLPVTYYEDWLEVAADEVRHFLLLTELLKHYGLSYGDLPVHSSLFEAAVKTPDLLSRMAVIPRYFEANGLDATDRMMHKIRDHYLDESWAPDILSTLDLISTEEISHVSKGSFWFRHACRQEGKEESVYFEIIQRLFPKNNLGHKTDITRKARLQAGFTQEELNLIEHGSPQNRTFSSASTGINDFS; encoded by the coding sequence ATGTTTTTTCAAACCGTGGAATCTGTTCTATGGACAGGTTCTCCAGCCCTGAAAACCCGGCGATTTCAGCAGGAGTATCCATTGTTGAAAAAACTTTTGGAAACTCCTGATCACAACTCCCCGATAAAACCCCTGACGGAGCCTTCCTATCAGGGATTCTGCAAGGTTGTTTCCCCCAAAAAAGTGATGAAACGCGGCAATCTCGAGTCTCCTGAAGGACGGATTGCTTTTTTGCACGCGCTGGCACATATCGAATACAGCGCGATTGATCTTGCTTTGGACGCCGTTTACCGATTTCGGCATTTGCCTGTAACATATTATGAAGACTGGCTTGAAGTCGCGGCTGATGAGGTTCGTCATTTTCTCCTGCTGACAGAATTATTGAAGCACTATGGATTGTCTTATGGAGATTTGCCAGTGCACAGTTCCCTGTTTGAAGCGGCTGTCAAAACACCTGATCTGCTGAGTCGCATGGCTGTCATTCCCCGCTATTTTGAAGCCAATGGACTGGATGCCACTGACCGGATGATGCATAAAATTCGGGATCATTATCTTGATGAATCCTGGGCACCTGACATTTTGTCAACGCTGGACCTCATTTCCACTGAAGAAATCAGCCATGTGAGCAAAGGTTCGTTCTGGTTTCGCCATGCTTGTCGTCAGGAAGGAAAAGAGGAATCGGTCTATTTTGAAATCATCCAGCGTCTATTTCCCAAAAACAATCTGGGCCACAAAACAGATATTACACGCAAGGCAAGATTGCAGGCTGGCTTCACTCAGGAAGAACTGAACCTCATCGAGCATGGTTCTCCGCAGAACCGAACATTTTCTTCAGCTTCCACAGGTATCAATGACTTTTCGTAA
- a CDS encoding phenylalanine--tRNA ligase subunit beta, with the protein MAFRVPVSWLKDFVNIEASAEELAERLTIAGMEVESVEQVGSSWDEPYLFVGKVIDIKPHPDADRLSLVTVEYGAAEPLTVVSGAPNLKQYENKLPETALKVPLALAGARLFDPYEGDGTKLTTLKPASVRGIHSAGMLCSLKELGLGDSHEGVLLFNADAPSGMSLKEYLGDYILNFDIKGSFSHLLSIYGIARETSALCVSPLETLPPEVMKPAQGISSPWFLGLEIKAPELCPRYSALLIRNVKVGPSPFWVQQRLMRCGMRPINNIVDITNYVMLELGQPLHAFDYQLLCQRANSQTPSIIIRTAEPDEKLTTLDGIERTLDPQMLLITDTAGAVAIAGVMGGADTEVSEKTVDILLEAASFEFLNNRRTSQMLKLRTEASERFGKRIDPELTLTAAVRAAQLMEEYAGGQLDPVYGDLHLNQKPTKTIELSSAYIKRVLGIEIHHTEVLRILTALEFEVSGTDPMQVKIPSHRMDVHIPADLVEEIARIYGYNHLPATLISDALPPQKINLKLTGSERVRDLLVSAGLDEIITYSLIDLSLEKRLQQNENLNESEYLSVKNPLSSDKAHLRRSLIQGALETARRNLRTNKRISTFEIGSVFLPNGDALLPMEPRRLSILLTGPRSTLSWIPAPHEPMDFFDLKGIVELLCQHLHLNNVVWKKSSIPSLHPGRCAQLLIGGKSLGYMGELHPKIRHELELPDQPVCLLEFDLDLMLSHWNEDYQMVPLSSYSPIYEDLAFVVNANIPSEMVTSLIARIGRPLLHKVDLFDVYEGEQIEKDKKSLAYSLTYQSFERTLTDKDVEDVRNKIISRLKHELNAVLR; encoded by the coding sequence ATGGCATTTCGAGTTCCAGTAAGTTGGCTCAAGGATTTTGTGAATATCGAAGCTTCCGCAGAGGAACTGGCAGAACGTTTAACCATAGCCGGAATGGAAGTGGAATCAGTGGAACAGGTTGGTTCCTCATGGGATGAACCCTATCTGTTTGTCGGCAAAGTCATTGATATAAAACCTCATCCTGACGCGGATCGTCTGTCACTGGTGACTGTGGAATATGGAGCGGCAGAACCCCTCACGGTTGTCAGCGGAGCCCCCAATCTCAAACAATATGAAAATAAACTTCCAGAAACAGCGCTCAAAGTTCCACTGGCACTTGCCGGGGCCCGTCTGTTTGATCCGTATGAGGGGGATGGCACAAAACTCACAACCTTGAAACCTGCCTCTGTACGAGGCATTCATTCCGCTGGAATGCTGTGCTCCTTGAAAGAACTTGGACTGGGTGACAGCCATGAAGGTGTTTTGCTGTTCAATGCGGATGCGCCGTCCGGGATGTCGCTTAAAGAATATCTGGGAGATTACATCCTGAATTTTGACATCAAAGGCAGTTTCAGTCATTTGCTTTCCATTTACGGGATTGCCCGTGAAACTTCGGCCCTTTGCGTGTCGCCACTGGAAACATTGCCCCCTGAAGTGATGAAACCTGCTCAGGGTATCTCATCCCCCTGGTTCCTTGGCCTGGAAATCAAGGCCCCTGAATTATGCCCAAGATACTCGGCTTTGTTGATCCGCAATGTAAAGGTTGGCCCCTCACCGTTCTGGGTACAACAGCGGTTGATGCGCTGTGGAATGCGCCCGATCAACAATATCGTCGATATCACCAATTATGTCATGCTCGAACTGGGACAACCCCTGCACGCGTTTGATTATCAACTTCTCTGTCAGCGGGCAAACAGTCAGACTCCATCCATTATCATTCGAACCGCGGAACCTGATGAAAAATTAACGACACTGGATGGAATTGAAAGAACTCTTGATCCGCAAATGTTGCTCATCACTGATACGGCAGGAGCGGTAGCGATTGCCGGTGTGATGGGTGGGGCAGACACCGAAGTTTCCGAAAAGACGGTGGATATCCTGCTGGAGGCCGCCAGTTTCGAGTTTCTCAATAACCGCAGAACGTCACAGATGCTCAAACTGCGAACTGAAGCCAGTGAACGTTTTGGTAAACGGATTGATCCGGAATTGACGTTAACAGCGGCAGTCAGAGCGGCACAACTGATGGAAGAATATGCCGGCGGACAATTGGATCCGGTTTATGGAGATCTGCATCTCAATCAAAAACCAACAAAGACCATTGAGTTGTCATCAGCGTATATCAAACGGGTTTTGGGAATTGAGATTCATCATACGGAAGTCTTGAGGATTTTAACAGCACTTGAATTTGAAGTGTCAGGAACAGACCCAATGCAGGTTAAAATTCCCAGTCATCGCATGGATGTTCATATTCCAGCCGATCTGGTTGAGGAAATTGCCAGAATTTATGGCTACAATCATTTGCCTGCGACACTGATCAGTGACGCGTTGCCGCCCCAGAAAATCAATCTGAAACTCACGGGGAGTGAGCGGGTTCGTGATTTGCTTGTTTCCGCGGGACTGGATGAAATCATCACCTATTCGTTGATTGATCTGAGTCTTGAAAAGCGGCTTCAGCAAAATGAGAACCTGAATGAGTCCGAATACCTCAGTGTTAAAAATCCATTGTCCAGTGACAAGGCCCATTTGCGTCGCAGTCTGATACAGGGCGCTCTGGAAACAGCCAGGAGAAATTTACGGACCAACAAACGAATCTCAACGTTTGAAATTGGCTCCGTGTTTCTTCCCAATGGCGATGCGCTCCTGCCGATGGAACCACGCCGACTCAGTATTTTGCTGACAGGTCCACGATCGACCCTTTCATGGATTCCGGCACCGCATGAACCCATGGATTTCTTTGATTTGAAAGGGATCGTTGAATTGTTGTGTCAGCATCTGCACCTGAACAATGTCGTGTGGAAAAAAAGTTCGATTCCGTCCTTGCATCCCGGTCGTTGCGCACAGTTGCTTATTGGCGGCAAGTCCCTGGGATATATGGGCGAACTTCATCCGAAAATCAGACATGAACTTGAACTTCCTGATCAACCCGTGTGCCTGCTGGAATTTGATCTGGATTTAATGCTGTCTCACTGGAATGAAGACTATCAGATGGTTCCTCTTTCCAGTTATTCTCCGATCTATGAGGATCTGGCGTTTGTAGTCAACGCCAACATTCCTTCAGAAATGGTCACTTCTCTGATCGCAAGAATTGGCAGACCGCTTTTGCATAAGGTGGATCTGTTTGATGTGTATGAAGGTGAACAAATTGAGAAAGACAAGAAAAGTCTGGCGTATTCCCTGACCTATCAATCGTTTGAACGGACGCTTACGGATAAGGATGTTGAAGACGTGCGGAACAAAATCATCAGTCGTCTGAAACATGAATTGAATGCAGTGCTCCGATAA
- the odhB gene encoding 2-oxoglutarate dehydrogenase complex dihydrolipoyllysine-residue succinyltransferase: MPVEIKIPSPGESITEVEIANWLKQDGEMVAVDEVLCEIETEKATLPLITEHAGKLKIMIPSGTPAKVGDIAAVIDTEASGSVTSPPVVPVSAAVGETLTPVEKSTYATGHPSVAAQKILAEKGLAPEAIQGSGKDGRITKADAQNASTPVIAPPQVSPTVATPKTATPSTSEILRESRKRMSPLRRKIAERLVSVKNETAMLTTFNEVDMSQIMRLRKTHNEAFQKRHGIKLGFMGFFVKAVTEGLKEFPDVNAMIDGDDVVYHNYVDMGIAVSGPKGLVVPVIRNADTMTIAEIEQKIVELGQKARDNRLSLDEMTGGTFSITNGGIFGSMLSTPIINPPQSAILGMHNIVDRPVAINGNVEIRPIMYVALSYDHRVIDGRESVSFLYRVKSYLEDPSRLLLGV; this comes from the coding sequence ATGCCTGTAGAAATTAAAATTCCTAGTCCTGGAGAATCCATCACTGAAGTTGAAATTGCCAACTGGCTCAAACAGGATGGCGAGATGGTGGCCGTTGATGAGGTGCTGTGTGAAATTGAAACTGAAAAGGCGACCTTGCCACTCATCACTGAACATGCTGGAAAACTAAAAATCATGATCCCGTCAGGCACACCTGCGAAAGTGGGCGATATCGCCGCGGTGATTGACACTGAAGCCTCTGGTTCTGTCACGTCACCACCTGTGGTTCCAGTCAGTGCCGCAGTTGGTGAGACACTGACGCCTGTTGAAAAATCAACCTATGCGACCGGACATCCCTCCGTGGCCGCTCAGAAAATTCTTGCGGAAAAAGGCCTAGCGCCTGAAGCGATACAGGGTTCCGGAAAAGATGGCAGAATCACCAAAGCGGATGCCCAAAACGCTTCGACTCCAGTGATTGCGCCTCCACAAGTTTCACCGACTGTAGCCACTCCAAAAACAGCAACGCCATCCACATCTGAAATTCTTAGAGAAAGCCGGAAACGAATGTCGCCCTTACGCCGGAAAATCGCAGAGCGGCTGGTGTCTGTCAAAAATGAAACAGCCATGCTGACCACCTTCAATGAAGTGGATATGAGCCAGATCATGCGTTTGCGTAAAACCCACAATGAAGCGTTTCAGAAACGGCATGGAATCAAACTGGGGTTCATGGGATTTTTTGTCAAGGCTGTGACCGAAGGTTTGAAGGAGTTTCCTGATGTGAACGCCATGATTGATGGTGATGATGTTGTCTATCACAATTATGTGGACATGGGCATTGCGGTCAGTGGCCCCAAAGGGCTGGTTGTCCCTGTCATCAGAAACGCGGACACCATGACAATCGCGGAAATTGAGCAGAAAATTGTGGAACTCGGACAAAAAGCGCGTGACAACCGCTTGAGTCTGGATGAAATGACCGGTGGAACCTTTTCCATTACGAATGGCGGCATTTTTGGTTCCATGTTGTCAACACCCATCATCAATCCACCACAAAGCGCCATTCTTGGCATGCACAATATTGTGGATCGGCCTGTCGCGATCAATGGAAATGTTGAGATACGCCCCATCATGTATGTTGCGTTGTCCTATGATCACCGTGTGATTGACGGACGTGAATCCGTGAGTTTTCTATACAGGGTAAAATCTTATCTGGAAGACCCTTCACGCCTGTTGCTTGGTGTCTGA
- a CDS encoding iron ABC transporter permease, which produces MTFRKESFIWYAFSVIISLLMAASLLLGSVSISLTDLWNSIIGNDVSPVTYHILLNFRLPKTLTALIAGSALAASGLLMQTMFRNPLAGPFVLGISSGASLGVAISTLWGVTLVVGSQFNLVLSGWGRVIAALSGATAVLIVVMQLNRKLRNDMLLLIIGLLLSHITNGLISILIYFSNPDQIQTYLLWTMGSFRGVQWRELVIMGPLVFAGIVLAFLLVKPLNSLLLGEHYAASMGIPVSKIQALIIAATAVMSGTVTAFCGPVGFIGIMAPHLARGLFGTSDHRLILPASLAMGSCLALMAELIAQLPGFHETLPLNSVLSLLGAPMVVFILMRRKRYSGA; this is translated from the coding sequence ATGACTTTTCGTAAGGAATCGTTCATCTGGTACGCCTTTTCTGTGATCATCAGTTTATTGATGGCCGCATCCCTGCTTCTCGGGTCCGTGTCCATTTCCCTCACAGACCTCTGGAATAGTATCATCGGGAACGACGTTTCTCCGGTGACTTACCATATCCTCCTTAATTTCCGTCTGCCGAAAACCTTGACAGCGCTGATAGCCGGATCAGCCCTTGCGGCAAGCGGCTTGCTGATGCAGACCATGTTCCGGAATCCGTTGGCGGGTCCGTTTGTTTTGGGGATCAGTTCAGGCGCCAGCCTGGGTGTAGCGATTTCAACCCTGTGGGGAGTGACATTGGTGGTCGGAAGTCAGTTTAATCTTGTATTATCAGGCTGGGGAAGAGTCATTGCCGCACTCTCAGGTGCCACTGCCGTGCTGATTGTTGTGATGCAACTCAATCGCAAGCTCCGGAATGACATGCTGTTGCTCATCATTGGTCTGTTGTTGAGTCACATCACCAATGGTCTGATCAGTATTTTGATTTATTTCAGCAATCCAGACCAGATCCAGACATATCTGCTGTGGACCATGGGTAGCTTCCGGGGTGTTCAGTGGCGTGAGCTGGTGATCATGGGCCCGTTGGTTTTCGCGGGAATTGTTCTGGCTTTCCTGCTGGTAAAACCACTGAATTCGCTGTTGCTTGGAGAGCACTATGCCGCCAGTATGGGAATTCCGGTTTCAAAGATTCAGGCCTTGATCATTGCCGCGACTGCGGTGATGTCAGGGACAGTGACCGCTTTTTGCGGCCCCGTGGGATTCATTGGCATCATGGCCCCACATTTAGCCCGGGGACTTTTCGGAACATCCGATCATCGACTGATTTTACCGGCATCACTGGCCATGGGTTCCTGCCTGGCACTCATGGCTGAATTGATCGCGCAACTGCCCGGATTTCATGAAACGCTACCACTGAATTCAGTTTTATCCTTGCTTGGCGCACCGATGGTCGTGTTTATTTTAATGCGCAGAAAGCGATATTCAGGAGCGTGA
- a CDS encoding MFS transporter, with amino-acid sequence MKTPPKSGTPLSYWNFIIPMFSLNFCVFVDHLMMIPLSGQIAGDIGMSIENSAMLVSAYPFAAAVSLVLLAPFSDRIGRKRMLLFLTLGFAFATLGITFSKNIILVFLFRILAGVFGGPIVPNALAFAGDSFEGPLRTRALTNLMLAFSVSSILGVPFGAALGDMFGWEAAFYAVSTGSFLCCLILLKLQAVPTGAERGRISRQYVELISLWKEPYIRRVFYLQIFMMIGLFGMVPNLSAWLGTNWQMTSTQIGLLYTQGGVAAVISNILAGRLMRAGYKLELITAGSLIMGVTMMMFTLEFFTMATAGLVFAGIMFGGTIRMPAFQIILSEIVDISRRGRLMSMSMIVANMIMGLGGIWSTLFLKMENNRLEGMPWIGVIGVITLFMVPVMVYRLKPYIPGSRIKSRINPVK; translated from the coding sequence ATGAAAACCCCTCCAAAATCGGGCACTCCGTTGTCTTACTGGAATTTTATCATTCCAATGTTCAGTTTGAATTTTTGTGTGTTTGTGGATCATCTGATGATGATTCCGCTCAGTGGGCAAATTGCCGGGGATATTGGCATGTCCATCGAAAACAGCGCGATGCTGGTCTCGGCGTATCCGTTTGCCGCAGCCGTTTCTCTGGTGTTACTGGCCCCCTTCTCGGACAGGATCGGCCGTAAACGCATGTTGTTGTTCCTGACCCTTGGATTTGCCTTTGCCACCCTGGGGATCACGTTTTCGAAAAACATCATCCTGGTCTTTTTATTCAGAATTCTGGCCGGAGTATTTGGCGGACCGATTGTGCCAAACGCCCTGGCCTTTGCGGGAGATTCGTTTGAAGGTCCGCTGAGGACCCGGGCACTGACCAATCTCATGCTGGCGTTTTCTGTTTCATCCATTCTGGGTGTCCCTTTTGGTGCGGCACTTGGGGATATGTTTGGCTGGGAAGCCGCCTTCTATGCGGTTTCAACCGGTTCATTCCTGTGTTGTCTGATTTTATTGAAATTGCAGGCGGTGCCGACCGGTGCTGAACGCGGCAGAATATCCCGGCAATATGTCGAATTGATATCCTTATGGAAAGAACCTTATATCCGGCGGGTATTTTATCTTCAGATTTTCATGATGATCGGATTGTTTGGCATGGTTCCCAATCTCAGCGCCTGGCTTGGCACCAACTGGCAGATGACGTCCACTCAAATCGGACTGCTTTATACCCAGGGCGGTGTCGCGGCGGTGATCTCCAATATTCTGGCCGGAAGATTGATGCGGGCAGGCTATAAACTGGAACTCATCACCGCGGGATCCCTGATTATGGGAGTTACAATGATGATGTTCACCCTGGAGTTTTTCACCATGGCCACCGCAGGATTGGTCTTTGCCGGCATCATGTTTGGCGGAACCATCCGTATGCCGGCCTTTCAGATCATCCTGTCCGAGATTGTAGATATTTCACGACGGGGCCGATTGATGTCCATGAGCATGATTGTGGCCAACATGATCATGGGACTGGGGGGAATCTGGAGTACCCTGTTTCTCAAAATGGAAAACAATCGCCTCGAAGGCATGCCCTGGATCGGGGTGATCGGGGTAATCACCCTTTTCATGGTGCCAGTGATGGTCTATCGTCTGAAACCGTATATTCCCGGTTCCCGAATAAAAAGTAGGATAAACCCTGTCAAATAA
- a CDS encoding ABC transporter ATP-binding protein: MQAILQIADVTTGYGSRKKRQIISSHLNLDIFPGEFICLLGPNGSGKSTLLRTLTGMQDSLGGQIRIGDVLLSDLSMEQRAHLLAVVLTVSWQGGPFSVEKLVELGRTPYTNRWGTLAAEDKQQIEWALKVTSIEHLRKKDIQELSDGEKQRVMIARALAQTPELIILDEPTAFLDLPHRIEILQLLRELAYEQNKAVLLSIHDLELAIHLANRIWLMDSTGNCVSGTPEDLILQNRIQAVFDRDYMRFDPWSGNFRVIDQDRQKIGLVGEGLAALWTTRALERNRFHVEHLQPSDDHTFPCITVIEQPVPAWKVILHDNEQEFDSIEQLMKWILSIHK, translated from the coding sequence ATGCAGGCGATACTTCAGATAGCTGACGTGACCACTGGTTATGGTTCCAGAAAAAAAAGACAAATCATCAGTTCCCATCTGAATCTGGACATCTTTCCGGGAGAATTCATCTGTCTTCTCGGCCCCAATGGCAGTGGGAAATCAACGTTGCTTCGAACCCTCACGGGGATGCAGGATTCTTTGGGGGGGCAGATCAGAATCGGAGACGTTCTGCTCTCTGATTTGTCCATGGAACAACGTGCGCATCTGCTGGCGGTAGTCCTGACCGTTTCCTGGCAGGGTGGCCCGTTTTCTGTGGAAAAACTGGTGGAACTGGGACGAACTCCGTATACCAACCGTTGGGGGACACTCGCGGCTGAAGACAAACAACAGATCGAATGGGCCTTAAAGGTCACCAGTATTGAGCATCTGCGCAAAAAAGACATTCAGGAACTGAGCGATGGGGAAAAACAACGGGTGATGATTGCCCGTGCGCTGGCTCAAACACCTGAACTTATTATTCTGGATGAACCAACGGCGTTTCTCGATCTACCGCATCGGATTGAGATTCTTCAATTGTTGCGGGAACTCGCTTATGAGCAAAACAAGGCAGTGCTGCTTTCCATACATGATCTGGAGCTGGCCATTCATCTGGCCAATCGTATCTGGTTGATGGATTCAACAGGAAATTGTGTATCGGGAACACCGGAGGATTTAATTCTGCAAAACCGGATTCAGGCCGTGTTTGACAGAGACTACATGCGTTTTGATCCATGGTCTGGAAATTTTAGGGTCATTGATCAGGATCGGCAAAAAATCGGTCTGGTTGGTGAAGGACTTGCGGCACTATGGACGACTCGCGCGTTGGAAAGAAACAGATTTCATGTTGAGCATCTGCAACCTTCGGATGACCATACATTTCCCTGTATCACCGTTATCGAACAGCCAGTTCCTGCGTGGAAAGTTATCCTGCATGACAACGAGCAGGAATTTGATTCCATTGAGCAACTCATGAAATGGATTCTTTCCATCCATAAATAA
- the cobD gene encoding cobalamin biosynthesis protein CobD gives MISCLTVLIGMLLLDALLGDPRVAWHPVCLIGRSLSFFEEKLRQIGWNGYIGGILLFFCLAVTWVLPVTGIMIWLAREMPIAGWLFQIITGFFLLAIHSLLAHSWNILKAADSGNLDLAHQETAKLVGRDTAPMSLDDCRRSAVESMGESLTDGIIAPLFYYFLLGIPGMLMFKIISTMDSMVGYKTEKYLKFGWFGARADDVLNYIPARLSFILITLLASVLPGYSGRYAFKIGWSQHHLIPGPNAGWSEAAMAGALRIRIAGPIWKKGVKVTDLWIGDSQDPEACSHGEVFKTMAMVVLSSLVFCMISIVTIFWIVG, from the coding sequence CTTACTGTTCTGATCGGAATGTTGTTGCTGGACGCCTTGCTTGGAGATCCCCGTGTTGCCTGGCATCCTGTTTGTCTGATAGGCCGATCCTTGAGTTTTTTTGAGGAAAAACTGCGTCAAATCGGCTGGAATGGTTATATCGGCGGAATACTCCTGTTTTTTTGTCTGGCTGTGACATGGGTGCTGCCTGTGACAGGGATCATGATCTGGCTTGCCAGAGAAATGCCGATCGCTGGCTGGCTGTTTCAGATTATAACCGGATTTTTCCTGCTGGCGATACACTCCCTGTTGGCACATTCCTGGAACATACTGAAAGCCGCTGATTCAGGCAATCTGGATCTGGCCCATCAGGAAACAGCGAAACTGGTAGGACGGGATACCGCACCCATGAGTCTGGATGATTGCAGACGATCGGCGGTTGAGAGCATGGGCGAAAGCTTGACGGATGGAATCATCGCACCCCTGTTTTATTATTTTCTGCTGGGAATTCCCGGAATGCTGATGTTTAAAATCATCAGTACGATGGACTCCATGGTGGGATATAAAACGGAAAAGTACCTGAAATTCGGCTGGTTTGGCGCACGGGCTGATGATGTCCTCAATTATATCCCTGCCCGACTCAGTTTTATTCTAATCACCTTGCTTGCCTCGGTGTTACCCGGTTATTCAGGACGGTATGCTTTCAAAATCGGCTGGTCTCAGCATCATCTGATCCCCGGTCCCAATGCCGGCTGGAGTGAAGCCGCAATGGCCGGAGCACTGCGTATCAGAATTGCGGGGCCTATCTGGAAAAAAGGTGTGAAGGTCACAGATCTCTGGATTGGAGACTCTCAAGATCCTGAGGCCTGCTCTCATGGTGAGGTGTTTAAAACCATGGCTATGGTCGTCTTGAGTTCCCTGGTGTTCTGTATGATTTCAATAGTTACGATTTTCTGGATTGTCGGATAA